The window AGTTCCACTTCGATGGCCCCGGGGCGCTCGCGGCCGTCGATCGGCTCGTCTCGAGCGACATCGCGGGTCTCGAGGTGGGGCAGGCGCGATATGGCCTCCTCTGCAACGAGGGCGGCACGATCGTCGACGACGTCATCGTGTACCGCACCGCCGCCGACCACGTCCTGATGGTCGTGAATGCCGCGAACATCGCGAAGGACGAGGCGCATGTCCGTAAGCACCTACCGAAGGAGGTCGCGTTCGCCGATCGCTCCGCCGGCACGGCGCTCATCGCGATCCAGGGCCCGCGCGCGGCCGACATCCTCGCCAAGGTCGCGGGCGGCAGCGTCGCCGCGCTCCAGCCGTTCGGGGTGAAGTCCACCCGCGCGGCGGGCGCGGAGGCGACGATCGCGCGTACCGGCTACACGGGCGAGGACGGCTTCGAGGTCTTCGTCGACAACGCCGATGCGGTGCAGGTGTGGCAGGCGCTCCTCGTCGCGGGCCGGGGCGATGCGCTCGTTCCCGTCGGCCTCGGTGCGCGCGACACGCTCCGGCTCGAGGCGCGCTTCTCGCTCTACGGGAACGACATCGACGAGACGACCGGCCCGATCGAGGCCGGTCTGGGCTGGACGTGCAAGCTCGACAAGGACTTCGTCGGACGCGACGCGGTCGCGAAGCAGAAGGCCGACGGCCCGAAACGGCGGATCGTCGGTCTCGTCGTCGAGGGCGGCGTCGCGCGCCACGGCCACGACGTGACCTCCGAGGGCAAGGTGGTCGGGAGGGTGACCAGCGGGACCTTCGGGCCGACGGTCGCCCAGAACATCGCCCTGGCGTACGTCCCGACCGAGTTGTCGAAGGTCGGCACCGCGCTGGCGGTCCGCATTCGCGACAAGGACGTTCCCGCTACGGTAGTGAAGACACCTTTTTACAGAAGGGCCATTTAGAGTGGCCCTTCACGTACAGGGTTGTCGCGAAGCGACAACGTCTTATCGGAGGCCACAGTGAGCGCCGTTCCCGACGACCTGCGCTATTCGAAGGAGCACGAGTGGGTGCGCCTGGAGGGCGACACGGCGACGATCGGTATCACGCATTTCGCACAGGAGCAGCTGGGCGACGTCGTGTTCGTCGAACTGCCCGAGAAGAGCGCGAGTGTCCGCCAGTTCGCGAGCCTCGGCGTCGTCGAGTCGGTCAAGGCCGCATCCGACATCTACAGCCCGATCTCCGGCGAAGTGGTCGAGCGCAACGTGAAGGTCATCGAGAAGCCCGAGCTCGTGAACACCTCGCCCTACGAGCAGGGCTGGCTCGTGAAGGTGAAGCTCGCCGACAAAGGCGAGATCAACAAGCTCCTCTCCGCGCAGGACTACCGCGCGCACATCGGCGAGACGGCCGGCGCCGGCGGCGACTGACCGTGGGGAATAACCCCTACTCGCCGCACACCGACTCCGACCGGGCCGCGATGCTCGAACGCATCGGCGTTCGCGACCTGGACGAGCTTCTCGGCGCCATCCCGAGGGACGCGCGCCATCCGAAGCTCGGCGTCGGACCGGGTCTCTCCGAGCTGGAGGTCCAGGCGCACCTCGAGGCGCTGGCGAAGATGAACACGAACGCGGGCGCAGGGCCGTTCTTCATCGGCGGCTCGATCCAGCGCCGGTACATCCCGGCGGCGGTCCCGGTGCTCGCGCTGCGTGGCGAGTTCCTCACCGCATACACCCCGTACCAGCCCGAGGTGAGCCAGGGCACACTGCAGGCCGTCTTCGAGTACCAGTCCCTCATGGCCGAGCTGCTCGCGATGGACGTCGTGAACTCGTCGATGTATGACGGCGGCTCGGCCACCGCCGAGGCTGCGTTCATGGCCGTTCGCGTCACGGGACGCCACAAGGTGGTCGTCGCAAGCGACGTCGACTTCACGTATCGGCGCACGCTGCGCACGTACGGCCGCGGGCCCGGGCTCGAGATCGTCGAAGTGCCGACGGCGAACCTCGCAACGTCCGCCGAAGGCGCGGCCTGTCTCATCGTGCAGCACCCCGATGCGTTCGGGACGCTCGTCGACGTGCGCGCGATCGCCGAAGCCGCGCATGCCGCCGGCGCGCTGTGCGTGCAGGTCACGGAGCCGCACGCGTGCGCGCTGCTCGAGCCGCCGGGAGCGCTCGGAGCCGACATCGTCGTCGGCGAGGGCCAGCCGCTCGGCATCACGATGTCGTACGGCGGCCCGCACCTCGGCATCTTCGCCTGCCGCGAGGCGCTCGTGCGCCAGATGCCCGGCCGCATCGCGGGTCAGACCGTCGACGCGGATGGTACGCGTGGCTTCGTGAACACGCTGCAGACGCGCGAGCAGCACATCCGTC of the Candidatus Limnocylindria bacterium genome contains:
- the gcvT gene encoding glycine cleavage system aminomethyltransferase GcvT encodes the protein MTTDAALRRTPLYPEHLQLGARMVPFAGYEMPIQYAGIVAEHRAVREAAGLFDLSHMGEFHFDGPGALAAVDRLVSSDIAGLEVGQARYGLLCNEGGTIVDDVIVYRTAADHVLMVVNAANIAKDEAHVRKHLPKEVAFADRSAGTALIAIQGPRAADILAKVAGGSVAALQPFGVKSTRAAGAEATIARTGYTGEDGFEVFVDNADAVQVWQALLVAGRGDALVPVGLGARDTLRLEARFSLYGNDIDETTGPIEAGLGWTCKLDKDFVGRDAVAKQKADGPKRRIVGLVVEGGVARHGHDVTSEGKVVGRVTSGTFGPTVAQNIALAYVPTELSKVGTALAVRIRDKDVPATVVKTPFYRRAI
- the gcvH gene encoding glycine cleavage system protein GcvH, producing the protein MSAVPDDLRYSKEHEWVRLEGDTATIGITHFAQEQLGDVVFVELPEKSASVRQFASLGVVESVKAASDIYSPISGEVVERNVKVIEKPELVNTSPYEQGWLVKVKLADKGEINKLLSAQDYRAHIGETAGAGGD
- the gcvPA gene encoding aminomethyl-transferring glycine dehydrogenase subunit GcvPA, producing the protein MGNNPYSPHTDSDRAAMLERIGVRDLDELLGAIPRDARHPKLGVGPGLSELEVQAHLEALAKMNTNAGAGPFFIGGSIQRRYIPAAVPVLALRGEFLTAYTPYQPEVSQGTLQAVFEYQSLMAELLAMDVVNSSMYDGGSATAEAAFMAVRVTGRHKVVVASDVDFTYRRTLRTYGRGPGLEIVEVPTANLATSAEGAACLIVQHPDAFGTLVDVRAIAEAAHAAGALCVQVTEPHACALLEPPGALGADIVVGEGQPLGITMSYGGPHLGIFACREALVRQMPGRIAGQTVDADGTRGFVNTLQTREQHIRREKATSNICTNEALAAITAAVYLSLLGPDGLRAAARAGVARAHALAKRLAALPGCTIANDGPFFDRFTLRTEMGGWDLRNALIARGIQVEVTASHFVHGRREGRDDIIVQCTELTTEADADALVDAVAQLTRSSETVATR